The following proteins come from a genomic window of Lolium rigidum isolate FL_2022 chromosome 5, APGP_CSIRO_Lrig_0.1, whole genome shotgun sequence:
- the LOC124652627 gene encoding ETHYLENE INSENSITIVE 3-like 3 protein has protein sequence MDQLAILATELGDTSDFEHDGITENDVSDEEIEPEELARRMWKDRVRLRRIKERQQRLALAQAELDKSKPKQISDQAMRKKMSRAHDGILKYMLKLMEVCNARGFVYGIIPDKGKPVSGASDNIRAWWKEKVRFDKNGPAAIAKYEEENLVAADALSSVVRNEHSLMDLQDATLGSLLSSLMQHCDPPQRKFPLEKGTPPPWWPAGNEEWWVSLGLPRGELAPYKKPHDLKKVWKVGVLTCVIKHMSPNFDKIRNHVRKSKCLQDKMTAKESLIWLGVLQREERLVRSIDNGVLEITYHSAREDRNETGNTHSSSNEYDVVGFEEAPLSTSSKDDEQGLPPAAQSSDENASREDRERPNAKHPNQAVRPKAGTKEQPKRKRARRSIVAIEQQVHGTDGAPENSRNLIPDMNRLHQIEAPGMANQISFNQVVITSEALQHTGVAQGHAYLPGSGVSRFDRFDRAQAVNATPVSMYMGGHPLPHEGSSRSESGNPFPLDPDSDINNLPSSYQTSPPKQSLPVAMMDHHVVPMGIRAPGDNSPYIDHVTGGGNPTSVPMQHLADFPFYSEQDRFVGSSFEGLPLDYISMNSPIPDIDDLLRDEDLMEYLGT, from the coding sequence ATGGACCAGCTCGCTATCCTCGCCACGGAGCTGGGCGACACGTCGGACTTCGAGCACGACGGCATCACCGAGAACGATGTCAGCGACGAGGAGATCGAGCCGGAGGAGCTGGCGCGGCGGATGTGGAAGGACAGGGTCAGGCTCCGGAGGATCAAGGAGCGGCAGCAGAGGCTGGCGCTGGCGCAGGCCGAGCTCGACAAGTCCAAGCCCAAGCAGATATCTGACCAGGCCATGCGCAAGAAGATGTCGAGGGCGCACGACGGGATCCTCAAGTACATGCTCAAGCTCATGGAGGTGTGCAACGCCCGCGGCTTCGTCTACGGGATCATCCCCGACAAGGGGAAGCCCGTGAGCGGCGCGTCGGACAACATCAGGGCTTGGTGGAAGGAGAAGGTGAGGTTCGACAAGAATGGGCCGGCGGCGATCGCCAAGTacgaagaggagaacttggtGGCCGCGGACGCTCTGAGCAGCGTGGTCAGGAACGAGCACAGCCTCATGGATCTCCAGGACGCCACTCTGGGCTCGCTGCTTTCGTCGTTGATGCAGCACTGTGACCCGCCGCAGCGCAAGTTCCCGCTGGAGAAGGGCACCCCGCCCCCGTGGTGGCCTGCGGGGAATGAGGAATGGTGGGTTTCCTTGGGCCTTCCGAGGGGAGAACTCGCTCCGTACAAAAAGCCTCATGATCTTAAGAAGGTTTGGAAGGTTGGCGTGCTTACGTGTGTTATCAAGCACATGTCACCAAACTTTGATAAGATCAGAAATCATGTGCGCAAATCCAAGTGTTTGCAGGATAAAATGACTGCGAAGGAGAGCCTGATTTGGCTGGGAGTCCTACAGAGGGAGGAAAGGCTTGTTCGCAGCATCGACAATGGTGTCTTGGAGATTACTTACCACAGTGCTCGAGAGGACAGAAATGAAACGGGGAACACACATAGCAGCAGTAATGAGTATGATGTTGTTGGTTTTGAGGAGGCACCTCTTTCTACATCATCTAAAGATGATGAGCAGGGTCTTCCTCCAGCTGCACAATCCAGCGATGAGAATGCCTCAAGGGAAGACAGAGAAAGGCCGAACGCTAAACATCCTAATCAGGCTGTTCGTCCTAAGGCAGGGACAAAAGAACAACCAAAGAGAAAAAGAGCACGTCGCAGTATCGTTGCTATTGAGCAGCAGGTACACGGAACTGATGGTGCACCCGAAAATTCAAGAAATCTGATTCCTGATATGAACCGACTGCACCAAATAGAAGCTCCAGGCATGGCCAACCAGATTAGCTTCAATCAGGTGGTCATTACAAGTGAAGCTTTACAACACACAGGAGTTGCTCAAGGGCATGCCTATCTTCCTGGTTCTGGGGTTAGTAGATTTGATCGTTTTGATAGAGCCCAAGCTGTGAATGCTACTCCTGTAAGCATGTACATGGGAGGACATCCTTTACCTCACGAAGGTAGTTCCAGATCAGAGTCTGGAAATCCCTTTCCACTGGACCCTGATTCTGATATTAATAATTTGCCCAGTAGTTATCAGACTTCACCTCCGAAACAATCACTGCCAGTAGCTATGATGGATCATCATGTGGTTCCCATGGGTATCAGGGCACCAGGTGACAACAGTCCTTATATTGATCATGTAACTGGTGGTGGAAATCCAACTTCTGTCCCTATGCAACACCTCGCAGATTTCCCGTTTTACAGCGAGCAAGATAGGTTTGTTGGCAGTTCCTTTGAGGGTTTGCCTTTGGACTATATCAGCATGAACAGTCCCATCCCAGATATTGATGATCTGCTGCGTGACGAGGATCTAATGGAATACCTGGGAACATAA